A genomic window from Gymnodinialimonas ceratoperidinii includes:
- a CDS encoding GntR family transcriptional regulator — translation MSEGSKTDRSPIEATGALPTYLRIAETLTIDIGGGRLAAGEKLPPEREMARAHGVAVATLRKALHLLEERGLIERRQGSGNYVLGGATNIGTYALFRLELRGTGGGLPTARLLDIRKAPKPDALPDIGRAHDEGIRMRRLRFLADTPVAVEEIWLDLRWHDEAGLNARTVSESLYRTYADRLGLHIREAEDMISAARLPDWTPPELGLAAGTLAGFIERRAYDQNGAPCEASWTWFNPEKAQYYARVP, via the coding sequence ATGTCCGAGGGCTCGAAAACCGACCGGTCTCCCATCGAGGCAACGGGCGCCCTGCCCACCTATCTGCGCATCGCCGAGACCCTTACGATCGACATCGGCGGGGGGCGGCTGGCCGCCGGAGAGAAGCTCCCCCCCGAGCGCGAAATGGCGCGCGCCCATGGTGTGGCGGTGGCGACCCTGCGCAAGGCCCTGCACCTGCTGGAGGAGCGGGGGTTGATCGAGCGTCGGCAGGGATCGGGCAATTACGTACTGGGCGGTGCGACGAACATCGGCACCTATGCGCTCTTCCGGCTCGAGCTGCGCGGCACCGGCGGCGGCCTGCCGACCGCGCGCCTTCTGGATATTCGCAAGGCGCCGAAGCCCGACGCCCTGCCCGATATCGGGCGCGCCCACGATGAAGGGATCCGAATGCGCCGGCTTCGGTTTCTGGCCGACACCCCCGTCGCGGTCGAAGAAATCTGGCTCGATCTGCGCTGGCATGATGAGGCCGGGCTGAACGCGCGCACGGTCTCGGAATCGCTCTACCGGACCTACGCGGACCGGCTCGGCCTGCACATCCGCGAGGCCGAGGACATGATCAGCGCCGCGCGATTGCCGGATTGGACGCCGCCGGAACTGGGGCTCGCGGCAGGCACGCTCGCGGGTTTCATCGAGCGCCGCGCCTACGACCAGAACGGCGCCCCCTGCGAGGCGTCCTGGACGTGGTTCAATCCGGAGAAGGCACAATATTACGCGCGGGTGCCCTGA
- a CDS encoding Gfo/Idh/MocA family protein, giving the protein MTKYGLIGAGMMGQEHIRNIRLQEGASVAAFFEPNDMMAERSQAQAPDAVRCDSLDALLARDDLDALVIASPNHCHVGQLKQITAQVTLPILCEKPLYTAPEDAEAVAALESYKAPIWVAMEYRYMPPIAKFREMAGGVTGGIKMLTIREHRFPFLEKVGDWNRFNRNSGGTLVEKCCHFFDLMRLILDDEPIRVMASAGQSVNHLDEVYDGETSDIWDNGYAILDFAGGARAMLELCMFAEGSAYQEEISAVGPAGKIEAKVPGPTRFWNTDLGPAPVPKVVVSPRMPATGQVVHETPVDANLLTAGDHHGSTYYQHVQFLDVVRNGAKPQVTLADGAAAVRMGMAAQESARTGRAIDLR; this is encoded by the coding sequence ATGACCAAATACGGTCTCATAGGCGCCGGAATGATGGGCCAGGAGCACATCCGCAACATCCGTTTGCAAGAGGGCGCCTCCGTGGCGGCCTTCTTCGAGCCCAACGACATGATGGCGGAGAGATCGCAGGCCCAGGCGCCCGATGCGGTGCGCTGCGACAGCCTCGACGCGCTGCTGGCGCGCGATGATCTGGATGCGCTGGTCATCGCCTCGCCGAACCACTGCCACGTCGGGCAACTCAAGCAGATCACCGCGCAGGTGACGCTGCCGATTCTCTGCGAAAAACCGCTCTACACCGCGCCGGAAGACGCCGAGGCGGTCGCCGCGCTGGAAAGCTACAAGGCGCCGATCTGGGTGGCGATGGAATACCGCTACATGCCGCCCATCGCCAAGTTCCGCGAGATGGCGGGTGGGGTGACCGGGGGCATCAAGATGCTGACGATCCGCGAGCATCGCTTTCCGTTCCTCGAAAAGGTGGGCGACTGGAACCGCTTCAACCGGAATTCCGGGGGGACGCTGGTGGAGAAATGCTGCCATTTCTTCGACCTCATGCGGCTGATCCTCGATGACGAGCCGATCCGCGTCATGGCCAGCGCCGGGCAATCGGTCAACCACCTTGACGAGGTCTATGACGGCGAGACCTCGGATATCTGGGACAACGGCTACGCGATCCTCGACTTCGCCGGCGGCGCCCGCGCGATGCTGGAGCTGTGCATGTTCGCCGAGGGCAGCGCCTATCAGGAAGAGATCAGCGCCGTCGGTCCCGCCGGCAAGATCGAAGCCAAGGTCCCCGGCCCGACCCGGTTCTGGAACACCGACCTCGGCCCCGCGCCGGTGCCCAAGGTGGTGGTGAGCCCGCGGATGCCCGCGACCGGACAGGTGGTGCACGAGACCCCGGTCGACGCCAATCTCCTGACGGCAGGCGACCACCACGGATCGACCTATTACCAGCACGTCCAATTCCTCGACGTGGTGCGCAACGGCGCCAAGCCGCAGGTCACCTTGGCGGACGGGGCGGCGGCCGTGCGCATGGGCATGGCCGCGCAGGAAAGCGCGCGGACCGGCCGCGCGATCGACCTGCGCTGA
- a CDS encoding VIT1/CCC1 transporter family protein, which yields MVRPIRSAVPSAHAEPHLSGRSGWLRAAVMGANDGILSTASLIAGVAAGSSNHATIILAGFAGLVAGALSMAAGEYVSVSSQADAERADMERERDELENNPEAELAELTAIYVERGLAPDLAERVAIDLTEVDALTAHLRDEIGLTDLSPPRPVQAAVVSALTFAAGAAVPLAVSWVAPLDSVVLWVAVATLAALGSLGALGAQAGGAPQGRAALRVILWGALAMAVTTAIGALVGQAV from the coding sequence ATGGTGCGCCCGATCCGTTCGGCTGTCCCGTCTGCCCATGCCGAGCCGCATCTGTCCGGCCGTTCGGGCTGGCTGCGCGCCGCCGTGATGGGGGCCAATGATGGCATCCTCTCGACCGCCTCGCTGATCGCGGGGGTGGCCGCGGGCTCGTCGAACCATGCCACGATCATCCTCGCGGGTTTCGCCGGGTTGGTCGCCGGTGCGCTGTCGATGGCGGCGGGCGAATACGTCTCGGTATCGAGCCAGGCCGACGCGGAGCGCGCCGACATGGAGCGCGAGCGCGACGAGTTGGAGAACAACCCCGAGGCAGAACTGGCGGAATTGACCGCGATCTACGTGGAGCGCGGCCTCGCGCCGGATCTGGCGGAGCGCGTGGCGATCGACCTGACGGAAGTGGACGCGCTGACCGCGCATCTGCGCGACGAGATCGGCCTGACGGACCTGTCGCCGCCGCGTCCGGTTCAGGCGGCGGTGGTCTCGGCGCTGACGTTCGCTGCGGGGGCCGCGGTGCCGCTGGCGGTGTCCTGGGTGGCACCACTGGATTCGGTCGTGCTCTGGGTCGCGGTGGCGACGCTGGCGGCCTTGGGCTCGCTGGGCGCGCTCGGGGCGCAGGCCGGTGGCGCGCCGCAGGGGCGCGCGGCGCTGCGGGTGATCCTCTGGGGCGCTTTGGCGATGGCTGTCACCACGGCAATCGGGGCGCTGGTGGGGCAGGCCGTCTAG
- a CDS encoding polysaccharide biosynthesis protein: MSVSALSRRQKRLMFLTFDWGLVPIALYLAYALRFGTALPLQQILPSLPQFMVIASLAPLLIVVYRLPWIKLTALDITSLVRIASAAAVFGIVAMAVSYVLTLGAPRSVPIIFAVMFFGLSVGGRTVACLLLQRPWFRPEGVPVAIYGAGAAGIQMASALRRCAEVHPVTFVDDNPALHGLIISGLSVAPPKRLRTMVAGGHVERVLVAMPSLPKTELDALLTRLADLPCEVQVLPSYVDLISGRESEMKTVSPEALLGRDKVALDVPDIATAYAGRSVMVTGAGGSIGSELCRQLLDCNPARIVLFERSELALYQIDREIRALAEARRIEVATRLGSVCDAGRLRAVMASDGVEIVLHAAAYKHVPLVEGNELEGARNNTLGTQVVAAAAEAAGCERFILISTDKAVRPTNIMGASKRMAELVVQDMASRPSGTRFSMVRFGNVLGSSGSVLPLFQEQIRKGGPVTVTHAEVTRYFMTIPEAARLVLLAGAYSTGGEVFVLDMGKPMRILDIARRMIQMSGATVREGRETHGIPIEISGLRPGEKLYEELLIDSASLVATPHEKIMVAQEHSLSQIEVAGMLRELRSAVDDDDAGRVRRTVAAFVKGYQAPNDGAGPKPRPTGLTDATARAASDVPA, from the coding sequence ATGTCAGTAAGTGCCCTGTCCCGTCGCCAGAAACGGCTGATGTTCCTGACGTTCGACTGGGGATTGGTGCCGATTGCGCTCTACCTTGCCTATGCGCTGCGTTTCGGGACGGCGCTGCCTCTGCAACAGATCCTTCCGTCGCTGCCGCAGTTCATGGTGATCGCGTCGCTGGCGCCCTTGCTGATCGTGGTCTACCGGCTGCCGTGGATCAAGCTGACGGCGCTCGACATCACGTCGCTTGTCCGCATCGCCTCGGCGGCGGCGGTTTTCGGCATCGTTGCGATGGCGGTGAGCTATGTCCTGACCCTCGGGGCGCCGCGGTCGGTCCCGATCATCTTCGCGGTGATGTTCTTCGGCCTCTCGGTCGGCGGCCGCACCGTCGCCTGCCTCCTGCTGCAACGCCCGTGGTTCCGTCCGGAAGGCGTGCCGGTGGCGATCTATGGGGCAGGGGCGGCGGGCATCCAGATGGCCTCGGCCCTGCGCCGCTGTGCCGAGGTGCACCCGGTCACCTTCGTGGATGACAACCCGGCGCTGCACGGGCTGATCATATCGGGCCTCTCAGTCGCGCCGCCCAAGCGCCTGCGCACCATGGTGGCGGGCGGCCACGTGGAGCGGGTGCTCGTGGCGATGCCGTCGCTTCCCAAGACAGAGCTCGACGCCCTGCTGACGCGGCTGGCGGATCTGCCCTGCGAGGTGCAGGTGCTGCCCTCCTACGTGGACCTCATTTCGGGGCGGGAGAGCGAGATGAAAACCGTCTCGCCAGAGGCGCTTCTGGGCCGGGACAAGGTCGCGCTCGACGTGCCTGACATCGCGACAGCCTATGCCGGACGATCGGTGATGGTGACCGGCGCGGGCGGGTCGATCGGATCGGAATTGTGCCGCCAGTTGCTCGACTGCAACCCGGCGCGGATCGTGTTGTTCGAGCGGTCGGAGTTGGCGCTCTACCAGATCGACCGGGAGATCCGCGCGCTTGCCGAGGCGCGGCGCATCGAGGTGGCGACACGGCTCGGTTCGGTCTGCGACGCGGGGCGGCTCCGCGCGGTTATGGCCTCCGACGGGGTAGAGATCGTCCTGCATGCGGCGGCCTATAAACATGTGCCGCTGGTCGAGGGTAACGAGCTGGAGGGCGCGCGGAACAACACCCTCGGCACGCAGGTCGTGGCGGCGGCGGCGGAGGCTGCGGGCTGCGAACGCTTCATCCTGATCTCGACCGACAAGGCGGTGCGTCCCACGAACATCATGGGCGCAAGCAAGCGGATGGCCGAGCTGGTGGTGCAAGACATGGCCTCGCGGCCGAGCGGCACGCGCTTCTCCATGGTGCGCTTCGGCAATGTGTTGGGCTCCTCCGGCTCCGTGCTGCCGCTGTTCCAGGAGCAGATCCGCAAGGGCGGCCCGGTCACGGTCACCCACGCAGAGGTCACGCGCTACTTCATGACCATCCCCGAGGCGGCGCGGCTGGTGTTGCTGGCAGGGGCCTATTCCACCGGCGGAGAGGTCTTCGTGCTGGATATGGGCAAGCCGATGCGCATCCTCGACATCGCCCGGCGGATGATCCAGATGTCCGGCGCCACGGTGCGCGAAGGGCGCGAGACCCACGGCATTCCGATCGAGATTTCGGGCCTGCGTCCGGGGGAGAAACTCTACGAGGAATTGCTGATCGACTCGGCCTCTCTCGTGGCGACCCCGCATGAGAAAATCATGGTGGCGCAAGAGCATAGCCTGAGCCAGATCGAAGTCGCGGGGATGTTGCGAGAGCTGCGTTCAGCCGTGGACGACGACGACGCGGGCCGGGTGCGCCGCACGGTGGCGGCTTTCGTGAAGGGGTATCAGGCGCCGAACGACGGCGCCGGTCCCAAGCCCCGCCCGACAGGGCTGACGGACGCGACCGCGCGGGCCGCGTCTGATGTACCGGCCTAG